The stretch of DNA CAAAATATATGCTGAAGACTTCCATATCCAGATTCAATGCAGCATGGGCATCTTGACACTATCTGATAGCCAAACCTTCTGAGATTATCATCAGAtgaattttattcttgaaaaccCTCCAAGCAATGAAAGACATTTTCCAGGGCACCTCTTTTGCCCAACAATGCTTATACCAAAACAGATTTCTTACTTCCCCTATATTCTGCTGAGCAGTAACCCTCTTTGCAGAAGCTAGTGAGAAGCCTCCACTGGGCTTGGTCATCCATTCCCTCCCTCAGTGTCAGCCTTAACAGACTTTGCTGTATTTGTGCATTCTGATCTTCTATTCTCCATGCCCCATTTTCTCACAGATCCTTGATTTTGAGCTTTGATTGACTTTTCCCTTCAATTCCAAACCTCTTAGCCACTGCCCCATCTCCCATCTAGTCATCCCACCAAAAATTAACCTCTCCTTCTCCAATTCTCCATTGAATGTTCTGCTCAGCCTTTTCTCTACACTCCAGCATTCTTTTCCACACTTGTGAGTCCCCATATTGCCAGGTCTTACAGACAGGATGTGCCCTCCTACAGTATTTGGCCTTCAAAAACTCTCCCCATATTGATTTTTGGGATCTGAAGTTCCACCATAACTTCATCCCAGCTGCCTCTGCCACCACTTCCATGCTTATCATACCAACCCCTCCCTCCTTGGTTGGTTTTGCTAAGTTCTTCCATGAGCTCCAATGATACTTGGCCTTCCCATCAATGGTCCCCCAAAAAAATTCTGCAAAGATCTTTTCTATTTTCCTTATCACTGTTTTGGAGGGACCAACTGCATAGAAAACATGTGTAGGTATTGCCTGCAAAACTGACTGTATTAGAACCACCTTTCCCCCCTGGGATAGGTGCCTGTTCTGCCAGCCCTTGCATCTGGCAGAAACCTTAGCAATTAGAGTATTAAACAATGAGACCTTTTTCCTTCCAACATAAATAGGGCGTCCTAAATATGTGAAAGGAAAATCCTTTTTCTGGAACTTTGTTATAGACTTGACCTTGCTAACAGCCTCCCTAGAGGCCTTAGGATGCATATAGAAAACACTTTTTTCTTTGCTAACCAATTGTCCTGACTGACTTTCATACACACCTAAGGCCTCCATGGTTCTTTGAATGGCCCCTCCTTTTCCAGATGTAAAGATCACCATATCATCAGCAAATGCTAGATGATGAATTAAAGGACCATTCTTATTAGGCTGTGTGAAAGGGGCTCTAGTTTTTGCAATCAGCATTGACAATAACTCAGCTGCAATGACAAAGAGACTGGGTGATAAAGGATCACCCTGCCTCAATCCCCTTGTAGCATGAAAGAATCCCTTTTGAGCCCCATTTACTATGACTGAATACCAAATATTACCAATAGCCCTATCCACCATAGCAATCCACCCTTCACAGAACCCCAACTTTCTCATCACAGTGGTCACACATGACCAAGACATCCTATCATATGCCTTGGTCATGTCTAGCTTTAGGACTACATCCTCATTAGAGGCTGTAATTCCATGGCATAGCTCCTGAGCAAGCAAGATATTATCTATGATATTTCTACCTTTGATAAATCCTGCTTGATAAGGTGAGACCACTTTGACAAGAACATCAGCCAATCTAGTTACCATGATTTTGGTTATGACTTTATTGCAATAGTTTACTCAGACTTATGGGCCTAAACTGTGCAAAAGTTGCAGGGTTAGGGACCTTAGGAACGAGCACTATTGTAGTGTGAGTCATAGCCCTAGTTAGGGCTTTCCCTTGAAAGAAACTTCTTACCAGTTCACAAAGATCATGTTTTATGATTTCCCAGCAGCATTGATAAAAGCCTCCTCCATATCCATCTAGTCCTGCTGCACTTTCTGGTTTCATGCTCAACACACACTCCTTAATTTCTTGCTTTGTTGGTATTgcaatcaatttttcattttcttcttggcCAACTATGCCCTGCAAACAATTATAAATCTCCAGGTTAGTTTCAACCCCCCTCTCAGTGCACAGATCCTCAAAGAATCTGACAGCTTGCTCTGCAATTTTTTCCTGTTCCTCCTCCCACATCCCCTCATCATTTTTTATCTTATGGATATATTGTTTCCTCCTTTTCTCCCTCACCAACccatgaaaatattttgtatttctcTCTCCCTCCACTACCCAGCTAATATGAGCTTTTTGCTGCTAGTACTTCTCTTCAATAACCAATTGTTTTTGCAGTTCAGCCTGTGCCCTTCTATATGCAATCATATTTTCCTCACTAGGATTATTCTGCATCTCACCCTCCACCTCCCTCACCCTTCCCTCTAATTTtttcagtgttgcaaaaatgtCCCCAAACACTTCCCAATTCCAGTTTTTCAAAACAGTTCTCAGTCTTTTCAATTTTGTCATGAAGGTGTACATTGCATTCCCATCCACCCCTTCCTCCCATGATCTCCTAACCACCTCCATAAACTGCTCATGCTCACACCATACATTTAAGAAAGAGAACTGTTTTCTTCCCACCTTTATTTTCTGTTCCATTTTGATCAACAGTGGTGAATGATCAGAGGTGCCTTTAGACAGATGTTGTTCATAGGTTTGCAGCACATTTTCCCATTTctcatttatcaaacatctgTCCAATCTTTTCTaatagggtttagggttttgggtctcgggtttagggtttcgggtctcgggtcctGGGTCTCGGATCTCAGGGCTCGGGcttcgggtttcgggtctcgggcttcgggtctcgggtctcgtaTCTACGGTCTAGGGTCTTGGGtttagggtctagggtctcagGTCCTAAGTCTCGGATCTCGGGGCTCGGGCTCGGGCTTCctgtttcgggtctcgggtctcagatctagggtctcgggtctaggatttcgggtctcgggtttagggtttcggatctcgggtttagggtttcgggtctcaggtttagggtttcgggtctcgggtttagggtttatggtttgggtttagggtttcgggtctcttGTTTaggggtttcgggtctcgggtctagggtttcgggtctcgggttcAGGGTTTCGGGtatcgggtttagggtttcgggactcaggtttagggtttagggtttcgggtctcgggtctagggtttcgggtctctggtctagggtttcgggtctcgggtccaGGGTTTCGgatctcgggtttagggtttttggtctcgggtctcgggtctcaggTCTCGGGTTCCGGGTCTCGGGTCCTGGGTCTCGGATCTCGTGGCTCGGTCTCGGGCTTtaggtttcgggtctcgggcttcGGGTCTTGGGTCACGGGTCTAgtgtctcgggtctcgggtttcAGGTCTCGGGTTTTGGGTTTAGGGCTCAGAGCTCGGATCTCGGGTTTAGGATTTCGGGTCTCGGATTTAGGGTTTCGGATATCGGGTGtggggtttcgggtctcgggtttagggtttcgggtctcgggtttagggttttgggtcTTGGGTTTAGCGTTTCGGATCTCGAGTTTAGGGTTTTTGGTCTCGGGTCTCGGATTTTGGGTCTCGGGTcttgggtctagggtttcggatctcgggtttagggttttaggtcTCAGGTCTCGTATCTCGAGTCTCGAGTCTCGGGTTCCGAGTCTTGGGTCTCGGGTCCTAGGTCTCGGATCTCGTGGCTCGGGCTCGGGCTTCAGGTTTCGGGTCTTATGCTTCGGGTTTTGGGTCACGGGTCCACGGTTTCGGGTTTAGGATTTCGGGTATTGGGTTTCAGGTTAAGGGtttcgggtttcgggtctcgggcttcGGGTCTTGGGACCTGGGTCTCAGATCTCGGGGCTCGGGCTTCGGGTTTCGGATCTCGGGTCTCGGGCTTCGGGTCACGAGTCTCGAATCtaaggtctagggtctcgggtttagggttttgggtcTCGGGTCTCTGGTTTAGGGAttcgagtctcgggtttagggtttcgggtctcgggttttgggtttagggtttcgggtctctgGTCTCGGGTCTAGaatctagggtctcgggtctaggatTTCAAGTCTCGAGTTTTAGATCTCGgatctcgggtctcgggttcAGGGTTTCGGGTTTTGTGTTTCGGGTTTATGGTTTCGGGTCTTGGGTCTCGGGCTTCGGGTCTCAGAGCCCGGATCTCGGGTCTAGGATTTCGGGTCTCGGATTTAGGGTTACGGATCTCGGGTGTAGGGATTTGGGTATCcagtttagggtttcgggtgtcgggtttagggtttaatgtTTCGGGTGTCAGGTTCAGGGTTTAGTGCTTCGGGTCTTGGGTCACGGGTCTACGGTCTCGGGTCATGGGTTAggggtctcgggtttagggtttcgggtcttggGTTTCAGGTtaagggtttcgggtctcgggtgtCGGGCTTCGGGTCTTGGGACCTGGGTCTTGGGTcttgggtctagggtttcggatctcgggtttagggttttaggtcTCGGGTCTCGTATCTCGAGTCTCGAGTCTCGGGTTCCGAGTCTTGGGTCTCGTATCTCGAGTCTCGAGTCTCGGGTTCCGAGTCTTGGGTCTCGTATCTCGAGTCTCGAGTCTCGGGTTCCGAGTCTTGGGTCTCGGGTCCTAGGTCTCGGATCTCGTGGCTCGGGCTCGGGCTTCAGGTTTCGGGTCTCGTGCTTCGGGTCTAAGGTCACGGGTCCACGGTCTCGGGTTTAGGATTTCGGGTATTGGGTTTCAGGTTAAGGGtttcgggtttcgggtctcgggcttcGGGTCTTGGGACCTGGGTCTCAGATCTCGGGGCTCGGGCTTCGGGTTTCGGATCTCGGGTCTCGGGCTTCGGGTCACGGGTCTCGAATCtaaggtctagggtctcgggtttagggttttgggtctcgggtttagggaTTCGAgtcttgggtttagggtttcgggtctcgggttttgggtttagggtttcgggtctcgggtctcggtcttcgggtctcgggtctagaaTCTAGGGTCTCGNNNNNNNNNNNNNNNNNNNNNNNNNNNNNNNNNNNNNNNNNNNNNNNNNNNNNNNNNNNNNNNNNNNNNNNNNNNNNNNNNNNNNNNNNNNNNNNNNNNNNNNNNNNNNNNNNNNNNNNNNNNNNNNNNNNNNNNNNNNNNNNNNNNNNNNNNNNNNNNNNNNNNNNNNNNNNNNNNNNNNNNNNNNNNNNNNNNNNNNNNNNNNNNNNNNNNNNNNNNNNNNNNNNNNNNNNNNNNNNNNNNNNNNNNNNNNNNNNNNNNNNNNNNNNNNNNNNNNNNNNNNNNNNNNNNNNNNNNNNNNNNNNNNNNNNNNNNNNNNNNNNNNNNNNNNNNNNNNNNNNNNNNNNNNNNNNNNNNNNNNNNNNNNNNNNNNNNNNNNNNNNNNNNNNNNNNNNNNNNNNNNNNNNNNNNNNNNNNNNNNNNNNNNNNNNNNNNNNNNNNNNNNNNNNNNNNNNNNNNNNNNNNNNNNNNNNNNNNNNNNNNNNNNNNNNNNNNNNNNNNNNNNNNNNNNNNNNNNNNNNNNNNNNNNNNNNNNNNNNNNNNNNNNNNNNNNNNNNNNNNNNNNNNNNNNNNNNNNNNNNNNNNNNNNNNNNNNNNNNNNNNNNNNNNNNNNNNNNNNNNNNNNNNNNNNNNNNNNNNNNNNNNNNNNNNNNNNNNNNNNNNNNNNNNNNNNNNNNNNNNNNNNNNNNNNNNNNNNNNNNNNNNNNNNNNNNNNNNNNNNNNNNNNNNNNNNNNNNNNNNNNNNNNNNNNNNNNNNNNNNNNNNNNNNNNNNNNNNNNNNNNNNNNNNNNNNNNNNNNNNNNNNNNNNNNNNNNNNNNNNNNNNNNNNNNNNNNNNNNNNNNNNNNNNNNNNNNNNNNNNNNNNNNNNNNNNNNNNNNNNNNNNNNNNNNNNNNNNNNNNNNNNNNNNNNNNNNNNNNNNNNNNNNNNNNNNNNNNNNNNNNNNNNNNNNNNNNNNNNNNNNNNNNNNNNNNNNNNNNNNNNNNNNNNNNNNNNNNNNNTGACCTTCCCAAGAGGCGTCAACCTTCCTTTGACATCAAGTGCTTCAAGAACTTTTAAGCATCGCTCTGCTTCAACTAAGGCAGTTGGCTCAGGAGGAGTTGGGAAAGGGAAATTTGCAACCTGAAATTACATGGAGATGAGAAGGGGTCCATTAGTAATGCACAAGGAAATACAATAAGCACAACAACACTTGTTATACCACCCATTTGTTGTTTAGATAGGAGGAAAAGAAATAGAAGAAAGGAGGCACTCGTGGGGACCAAGTAATCCATGTGAAAGTGTTTGTAATAGAGGAAATTAGGTCTGGGTAAATTTGCTAAACCTAGTACAAAATTATCTCTATGCGGGTTATTTTTACAAGGTTAGAAACCTGTGCATATGGTGGTGCCATAATTGTAAGCAAAAAAGTTTAATGCTAAACTTACCTTGCCAATATGCATGGATTTCATAAGGAGCACAACACCATCCACGGGTACTTTCAATATTTCAGCATCTGAGAAGGGAGAGAATATGTCATTAAAGACTGCTGATGAATAAAGGCGATAGCAATGACCAGGTCCAGTTCTTCCTGCTCTCCCTGCACGTTGGGCAGCTGAAGCCTTACTTATCCACTGGACTTCATATGATTCCATCCCATTGAAGGAGTTGTAcctttttactttttctctacCTGTGTCAACCACATATTTTATACCTGGAATTGTCAAAGAGGTCTCAGCCACATTGGTAGCAACTACAATAAGGCGCTCTCCCTCCTTGACTTCTTCAAATACACGAAGCTGAGCAGATGCAGGAAGCATGGCATAGAGGGGTAGAACACACATAGGACCAACACGATGAATACTGGGAGCAACCATGCTGTTGCTCAATTGGGAACTAGACGCATTTGATTCACCCTCAGCAGTGACAGGAGCAACTTCTCTTGCAGTAGACCCAGATGCAGAGGCTTTTTTCCCAGCCAAAGCTTCAAAAGCGGCCTTCAATGAAGTA from Ipomoea triloba cultivar NCNSP0323 chromosome 7, ASM357664v1 encodes:
- the LOC116024471 gene encoding ATP-dependent RNA helicase DEAH13-like, translated to MTDGILLREVQNDFLLRRYSVIILDEAHERSLNTDILVGMLSRVIRERQREYAEQHKKVMSGGIVSCKEKIYPLKLVLMSATLRVEDFVSGGRIFHDPPPVIEVPTRQYPVTTHFSKRTEIVDYVGQAYKKVLSIHKRLPAGGILVFVTGQREVEFLCRKLRKASKEIVEKNCKEKDEALSMSALKPTEEKDMQEINEAFEVNENSSHQITDRFNSYDEEHGDTYEDESDMSYDSEDDSDLEVSSDGEDLLNQHSSDSDGKFAVPLGEEGNLTSLKAAFEALAGKKASASGSTAREVAPVTAEGESNASSSQLSNSMVAPSIHRVGPMCVLPLYAMLPASAQLRVFEEVKEGERLIVVATNVAETSLTIPGIKYVVDTGREKVKRYNSFNGMESYEVQWISKASAAQRAGRAGRTGPGHCYRLYSSAVFNDIFSPFSDAEILKVPVDGVVLLMKSMHIGKVANFPFPTPPEPTALVEAERCLKVLEALDVKGRLTPLGKFMEVVRRSWEEGVDGNAMYTFMTKLKRLRTVLKNWNWEVFGDIFATLKKLEGRVREVEGEMQNNPSEENMIAYRRAQAELQKQLVIEEKY